From Candoia aspera isolate rCanAsp1 chromosome 4, rCanAsp1.hap2, whole genome shotgun sequence, a single genomic window includes:
- the LOC134497063 gene encoding olfactory receptor 10G6-like, producing the protein MECPNQTAPNAFILSGFPYPQELKLPLLFFFSIMFALTLSGNSLIILAVISDLQLHKPMYWFLCHLSILDMAFSAVVVPKVIVGFNSKGKIISFPGCVTQIFFLNFLGCAESLLYTLMAYDRFLAICKPLHYGNIMSWKVCLILSLGTIIGGCLNSTFQTSLTFHLPYGQRNYIDYVFCDIPAILKLACADTKLNELMIFIDIGLVAMTCFLLILASYAYIITAILRINSSEGRHRAFSTCTAHVTVVVIYYLPVVYHYLRPASQGSMDGVVSMFYTTITPLLNPVIYTLRNKEMKTALLKLWGQNPE; encoded by the coding sequence ATGGAGTGCCCAAATCAAACAGCCCCAAATGCGTTTATCCTCTCTGGGTTTCCTTATCCACAAGAGCTCAAGCTGcccttgcttttcttcttctcaatCATGTTTGCACTCACCCTTTCTGGAAACTCTCTGATCATCTTGGCAGTCATCTCTGACCTTCAACTGCACAAGCCCATGTACTGGTTCCTGTGTCATCTCTCCATCCTGGACATGGCCTTCTCAGCTGTGGTAGTTCCCAAAGTTATTGTGGGATTCAATTCCAAAGGAAAGATCATTTCTTTCCCAGGGTGTGTGACTCAGATATTTTTTTTGAACTTCTTAGGATGTGCAGAAAGCCTTCTCTACACCTTGATGGCCTATGACCGCTTCTTGGCCATCTGTAAACCACTCCACTATGGCAACATCATGAGCTGGAAAGTTTGCCTCATCCTCTCCTTGGGTACCATCATTGGGGGCTGCCTCAACTCCACATTTCAGACATCTCTCACCTTTCATTTGCCTTATGGACAGAGAAACTATATTGATTATGTCTTCTGTGAcattcctgccattttgaagctggCTTGTGCTGACACAAAGCTCAATGAGTTGATGATCTTCATTGACATTGGCCTTGTAGCAATGACTTGCTTTCTCCTTATCCTAGCATCTTATGCTTACATCATCACAGCTATTTTGAGGATTAACAGCAGTGAGGGGCGGCACCGAGCTTTCTCAACTTGCACTGCCCATGTTACTGTGGTAGTCATATATTACCTTCCTGTGGTGTATCATTATCTGAGGCCAGCTTCTCAGGGCTCCATGGATGGTGTGGTGAGCATGTTCTACACCACAATCACCCCTTTGTTGAACCCAGTGATATACACACTTAGGAACAAAGAGATGAAGACTGCTCTGCTGAAATTGTGGGGTCAGAATCCAGAGTAG